In Fibrobacter sp. UWB10, the genomic window ATAATAACCTTCATAATTAAGGGAATAAAGACCCTTGACGTCAGTGATCGGGAAAATATCCTGGAACACGCGTTCCAGCCCTACCTTGAGACGTTTTTCTGGCGAGATTTCCTTCTGGAGGAATTGCTCGTACGAAGCCTTCTGGACTTCGATCAGGTACGGGAGTTCCAGCTGGAACTTATTGGAGGAATAGCTTTTTCGCTCCGTGGTCATTTGAAATACCTCATCCGGTGAAGAGCTTTTTTATCTAAAAATAGCAAAAAATATTGACAAACATTATACACCAAAAGCCCGCACATATAGTGCAGGCAGTTGGCATATAATAAGTCAATGAAGTGAAAGCATTACTTCAGAGCGACCTTTGCTCCGAGATCTTCCAGGTCCTTCTTGAGCTTTTCAGCGTCGGCCTTCGGCATTGCTTCCTTAACCACGCTGTTGGCCTTTTCGACCAGGTCCTTAGCTTCCTTGAGGCCCAGACCGGTGATAGCGCGAACGGCCTTGAGGACGTCCATCTTCTTAGCGCCGCATTCGACGAGGATCACGTCGAATTCAGTCTTTTCTTCAGCAGGAGCGGCAGCAGCGGCGGCCATTACGACGGCGCCACCGGCAGCAGCTTCGATGCCGTGGGTTTCTTTAAGGTAGTCAGCCAAAGCCTTGGCTTCGAGAAGGGTAAGACCAACGATTTGATCGCCCAGTGCCTTGATATCAGTTGCCATGATGTGTTTCTCCGATTATTCCGTTTAAATTTTTTGGTTTGTGGTTTGTTGTTAAGCTTCCGCAGCGGCTTCGGGAGCAGCTTCGGAGCCCGATTCTTTTTCCAGCTTTTCCTGGAGTGTCTTGATTTGACCGGCGATCGTGGAGCCAGGTCCGAGAGCGATGGAGACGATCTGAGCGATCATACCCTTACGATCCGGGATCTTGGAGAGGTTCACGACTTCGGAGCCAGGCATCGCCTTGCCATCAAGGTACACGCTCTTGGCAACCAAGAAATCGGGGTTTGCTTTGTGGAATGCTTCAATTTCGCGAGCAGGCAGAAGCGGATCTTCTTCGAAGCCGACCATCACAGAAGTTGCGCCGGTCAGCAAATCGTCGAGACCTTCGACCTTAAGAGCAGCGAGCACGCGCTTGAGAAGAGTGTTCTTCACAGCGTGGTACTTCACACCCTTAGATGCGAGTGCCTTGCGAAGGGCATTGTCCTTTTCTACGGTCATGCCTTGATAATTGAGCAGATAAACGGCGGTAGCGCCATTGAAGGACTCGACGAGCGCGTCCACAGTCTGTTGTTTTTTAACTACAGCTTTCATGGTGTCTCCTATCGCGTCAGTGCCATATCAAGTTTGATGCCCGGAGCCATCGTTGCAGACAACGTAAGGCTCTTAATGTAGGTGCCCTTAGAAGATTGAGGCTTGTTCTTGACGACGGAATCGATCACAGCCTTGGTGTTTTCAACCAGCTGTTCGACGCCGAAGGAGAGCTTGCCTACGGGGGCATGGACGTTGGCGCCCTTGTCAACGCGGTACTGAATCTTACCAGCCTTGAGTTCCTTAACCGTCTGGGCCACGTTAACCGTAACCGTGCCGGCCTTCGGAGAAGGCATCAAACCGCGAGGACCGAGGACCTTAGCGACCTTACTAATCACCGGCATCATGTCGGGAGTAGCAACGACGGAATCAAAGTCCAGCCAGCCTTCCTGAATCTTCTGAACCAAGTCAGCACCACCAGCGTAGTCTGCGCCTGCGTTCTTTGCAACTTCAAGATTATTGTCCTTGCAGAAAACCAAGACGCGGACCTGACGACCGGTACCATGCGGCAGCACGACAGTGCCACGAACCACTTGGTCGGAATGTTTTGGGTCCACACCGAGATTGAAGTGGATTTCGACCGTCTGGTCGAACTTCAATTCGGACTTTTTAAGGATTTGGACTGCTTCGGCAAGATCGTAAGCCTTGTTACGGTCGATGCTTTCAGCAATCTTCTTGTATTTTTTTCCTCTGAACATGGTGTTTCCTGTCAGATACGTAACGGTGAATTACCTGCCTCAGTCAACCACTTCAACGCCCATGGAGCGAGCAGTACCCGCGACCATGCGCATAGCGGCTTCGAGGTCGATTGTGTTTAGATCCGGCATCTTCTTTTGGGCGATATCCTGGACCTGGGCCTTGGTGAGCTTACCAACTTTCTTACGGTTGGGTTCGCCAGAGCCGCTTTCAATGCCGGCAGCCTTCTTGATGAGGGCCGGAACCGGCGATACCTTCGTGATGAAGGTAAAGCTCTTATCGGCATAGACCGTGATAACGACCGGGATAATCATGCCCTTGTCGTTCTGGGTCTTAGCGTTGAACTGCTTGCAGAATTCCATGATGTTCACACCCTTCTGACCAAGGGCGGGACCCACCGGAGGAGCCGGGTTTGCGGCGCCTGCAGGAATCTGGAGCTTAATATAACCTGTGATTTTCTTTGCCACTGTGTTATCTCCGTTTCAAAACCGTAGTCTTAAGCGATGTCGGACTCAACCTGGTTGTAGGAAAGTTCGACAGGCGTAGAACGACCGAAGACAGTCACCATGACCTTGATCTTGGTCTTGTCTTCCATGATTTCGTCTACGACGCCCACAAAGTCCTTGAAAGGACCTTCCTTGATGCGGACATTTTCGCCAATTGTGTACGGATTTTGGATCTCGCCTTCCGCGGAGCCACTAGGATCAACTCCAAGAAGACGATCGACCTCGCTCTGTTGTAAAGGAATAGCCACCCTCTTGGTGGGTGTCATTCCTAAGAAATGGGTGACGCCATTGATGTTCATCACCAAATGCTGGGTGAGCTCGTCCAGCACCATTTCGATGAAAACGTAAGTGGGCATTGCGTTCTGCACCGATACATGACGACGACCGCGAACGGTGGAAACCACTTCGCGGGTCGGAACAATGATACGGCCGAACTTTTCCTGAACGCCTTCGCGTTCAATCATCTGCTCGATACGTTTCTTAATGTTATTTTCTTGACCGGAAAAGGTGTGAATGGCATACCAAAGCATACTAGTTAACCTCTTCCCATAATCTTGTCAATGATCCAAGAGAAACCAACGTCGAGTCCGGCAATGTACAGACCCATAATGACGCTAAAGAGCATCACTACCAAAGTCGAACCCTTAAGTTCTTCCCAAGTAGGCCAAGTAACTTTCTTCAGTTCCTCGATGGATTCCTTGACATATTGCTGGATCTTGCGCATAATGACTCCAGGAAGTGAGCAGGTCGGGAGGGACTCGAACCCCCAACCAACGGTTTTGGAGACCGTGACTCTACCAATTGAGCTACCGACCTATTCGGACTTCCTTACTTGGTTTCCTTGTGAACAGTATGCTTGCGGCAGAACGGGCAGTACTTCTTGTACTCCACGCGGGAGGGGTGAAGACGCTTGTTCTTGTCGCAGTCATAGTTGCGCTGATTGCATTCGGTGCATTCGAGCGTGATGAGTTCTCTGGGCATTTTATTATCCGATTACTTGATGATTTCGGTTACGGAGCCAGCGCCAACGGTACGGCCACCTTCGCGGATTGCGAAGCGGAGCTGCTTTTCCATTGCCACCGGGGCGATCAGGTTCACGTGAATGGTCACGGTGTCACCCGGAGTCACCATTTCAACACCTTCCGGCAGCTGGATCGTGCCAGTCACGTCGGTGGTGCGGAAGTAGAACTGAGGACGGTAGCCGTTCATGAACGGAGTGTGGCGGCCACCTTCGTCCTTCGTGAGGACGTAGATTTCT contains:
- the secE gene encoding preprotein translocase subunit SecE, encoding MRKIQQYVKESIEELKKVTWPTWEELKGSTLVVMLFSVIMGLYIAGLDVGFSWIIDKIMGRG
- the rplA gene encoding 50S ribosomal protein L1, translating into MFRGKKYKKIAESIDRNKAYDLAEAVQILKKSELKFDQTVEIHFNLGVDPKHSDQVVRGTVVLPHGTGRQVRVLVFCKDNNLEVAKNAGADYAGGADLVQKIQEGWLDFDSVVATPDMMPVISKVAKVLGPRGLMPSPKAGTVTVNVAQTVKELKAGKIQYRVDKGANVHAPVGKLSFGVEQLVENTKAVIDSVVKNKPQSSKGTYIKSLTLSATMAPGIKLDMALTR
- the rplL gene encoding 50S ribosomal protein L7/L12 is translated as MATDIKALGDQIVGLTLLEAKALADYLKETHGIEAAAGGAVVMAAAAAAPAEEKTEFDVILVECGAKKMDVLKAVRAITGLGLKEAKDLVEKANSVVKEAMPKADAEKLKKDLEDLGAKVALK
- the rpmG gene encoding 50S ribosomal protein L33: MPRELITLECTECNQRNYDCDKNKRLHPSRVEYKKYCPFCRKHTVHKETK
- the rplK gene encoding 50S ribosomal protein L11, producing MAKKITGYIKLQIPAGAANPAPPVGPALGQKGVNIMEFCKQFNAKTQNDKGMIIPVVITVYADKSFTFITKVSPVPALIKKAAGIESGSGEPNRKKVGKLTKAQVQDIAQKKMPDLNTIDLEAAMRMVAGTARSMGVEVVD
- the rplJ gene encoding 50S ribosomal protein L10, with amino-acid sequence MKAVVKKQQTVDALVESFNGATAVYLLNYQGMTVEKDNALRKALASKGVKYHAVKNTLLKRVLAALKVEGLDDLLTGATSVMVGFEEDPLLPAREIEAFHKANPDFLVAKSVYLDGKAMPGSEVVNLSKIPDRKGMIAQIVSIALGPGSTIAGQIKTLQEKLEKESGSEAAPEAAAEA
- the nusG gene encoding transcription termination/antitermination protein NusG: MLWYAIHTFSGQENNIKKRIEQMIEREGVQEKFGRIIVPTREVVSTVRGRRHVSVQNAMPTYVFIEMVLDELTQHLVMNINGVTHFLGMTPTKRVAIPLQQSEVDRLLGVDPSGSAEGEIQNPYTIGENVRIKEGPFKDFVGVVDEIMEDKTKIKVMVTVFGRSTPVELSYNQVESDIA